The Flavobacteriales bacterium genome contains the following window.
TCGATGGCGTTGGCCCCGTGTTGGCAGCGCATCTGCTGGCACTCACCGAGGGCTTCCTGCGCTTCAAGACCGCGCGCGAGCTGGCCTGCCACGCCGGGGTGGCACCCTTCGAGTACAGCTCCGGCTCCAGCATCCGAGGCAAAACGCGCGTCTCCAAACAAGCGCAGCCCACTTTGAAGTACCTGCTGCACATGGCGGCTGTGGGATGCACGGCACGCAAAGGCGAATTGCAGGACTACTGGAAGCGCAAGGTGGCCGAAGGCAAGCACAAGATGAGCGTGCTCAACGCCATCCGCAACAAGCTCATCCACCGCATCTGCGCCGTGATCGAACGGGGTACGCCATTCGTGCGCAGAACGGAACCGGCCGCTGCGTAGACTTGTGCGTCGGGCCGAAACGGAAGCAGGCTCTGCTGAGGAGCAACCTGCCAGGGATAGGTCCGATGTACGACAGGCATAACATGGGTCGAGGGCATCAAAAGCTCTTGACCCATGCC
Protein-coding sequences here:
- a CDS encoding IS110 family transposase, translated to MIKEVIAAEPEHQRIYDLLLSIDGVGPVLAAHLLALTEGFLRFKTARELACHAGVAPFEYSSGSSIRGKTRVSKQAQPTLKYLLHMAAVGCTARKGELQDYWKRKVAEGKHKMSVLNAIRNKLIHRICAVIERGTPFVRRTEPAAA